A single region of the Streptomyces vilmorinianum genome encodes:
- a CDS encoding TrkH family potassium uptake protein, translating to MVSIARQRARSFFSAHPARTVVLGFATVVAVGTVLLTLPLAAEDGRATNLLTALFTSTSAVCVTGLAVVDTGTYWSGFGEGVILGLIQVGGFGIMTMASLLALLVSGRLRLRMQLTAQAETRSLDFGDVRRVLIGVAGTTLAVELAVGAMLALRFRFGYDYGIGQAAYLGYFHAVSAFNNAGFGLHADSLTRYSQDAWVTLPVAAAVILGGIGFPVLLEMLRHRNRVRTTGRKNWTLHTKLTVITTVALLAVGTVLTGVLEWSNPGTLGPHSVPGKILDSFFHSTMTRTAGFNAIDVGAMHASTLLMTCMLMFIGGGSAGTAGGIKVTTFAVLAAAILAEVRGEPTSAVLGRRLAPHALRQALTVALLGVGLVMSATLALLSLTDAPLEAVLFEAVSAFATVGLSTGITADLPSIGQLIVIALMFIGRIGPITLVSALALRERTRRYELPEERPVIG from the coding sequence GTGGTATCCATCGCGCGTCAACGTGCGCGCTCGTTCTTCTCGGCCCACCCCGCCCGGACCGTCGTCCTGGGGTTCGCGACGGTCGTCGCGGTCGGAACGGTCCTGCTGACGCTGCCGCTCGCCGCCGAGGACGGCCGCGCGACCAACCTGCTGACCGCCCTCTTCACCTCCACCTCCGCCGTCTGCGTGACCGGTCTCGCGGTCGTCGACACCGGCACGTACTGGAGCGGCTTCGGCGAGGGCGTGATCCTCGGACTGATCCAGGTCGGCGGCTTCGGCATCATGACCATGGCGTCCCTGCTGGCGCTGCTCGTCTCCGGCCGGCTGCGGCTGCGCATGCAGCTGACGGCCCAGGCGGAGACGAGGAGCCTCGACTTCGGTGACGTACGACGCGTGCTGATCGGCGTCGCGGGCACGACCCTCGCCGTGGAGCTGGCGGTCGGAGCGATGCTGGCCCTGCGCTTCCGGTTCGGCTACGACTACGGCATCGGCCAGGCCGCCTACCTCGGGTACTTCCACGCCGTGTCCGCGTTCAACAACGCGGGCTTCGGCCTGCACGCCGACAGCCTGACCCGCTACTCCCAGGACGCCTGGGTCACCCTGCCCGTCGCCGCCGCGGTGATCCTCGGCGGCATCGGCTTCCCCGTGCTCCTGGAGATGCTGCGCCACCGCAACCGCGTGCGCACCACGGGCCGGAAGAACTGGACCCTGCACACCAAGCTCACCGTCATCACCACCGTCGCCCTGCTGGCCGTGGGTACCGTCCTGACGGGTGTACTGGAGTGGTCGAACCCCGGCACGCTCGGCCCGCACAGCGTGCCCGGCAAGATCCTGGACAGCTTCTTCCACTCGACGATGACCCGCACCGCCGGCTTCAACGCGATCGACGTCGGAGCGATGCACGCGTCCACCCTGCTGATGACCTGCATGCTGATGTTCATCGGAGGCGGCAGCGCGGGCACGGCCGGCGGCATCAAGGTCACGACCTTCGCCGTCCTCGCGGCCGCGATCCTGGCCGAGGTGCGCGGCGAACCGACCTCGGCCGTCCTCGGCCGCCGCCTCGCCCCGCATGCCCTGCGGCAGGCACTCACGGTCGCCCTCCTCGGCGTCGGACTGGTGATGAGCGCCACGCTCGCCCTGCTGTCGCTGACCGACGCGCCCCTGGAAGCCGTGCTGTTCGAGGCGGTCTCCGCGTTCGCGACCGTGGGGCTCTCCACCGGCATCACCGCCGACCTGCCGTCGATCGGGCAGCTCATCGTGATCGCCCTGATGTTCATCGGCCGTATCGGCCCGATCACCCTGGTTTCCGCGCTCGCGCTGCGCGAGCGCACGCGACGGTACGAACTGCCCGAGGAGCGACCCGTCATTGGCTAA
- a CDS encoding flotillin family protein — MGPVLTAVVGIGVLVVLLALVVITRYKVAGPSEAFIITGRRGKQATDPATGRVFTDNSGQKVVVGGGVFVVPFVQQKFTLDLSSRHIPVAVRGAVTLRGVKVNLEGVAIVKVGGNEDSIRAAAQRFLMQQNGIVGFTQEVLSGALRSIVGRMSVEDIIRDRAAFAGQVAEEAEASLSGQGLVLDAFQIQDITTEGSYLEDLGRPEAARAKQEADIAEAVARRAAEQARLKAEEEIAIAQRTLYLKQAEIKAQTDEAAAQANAAGPLAEAARQQDILAEQEKVAERQAALTDRQLDTQVRKPADAARYQAEQEAEARKVALVKEAEADAERARLTGEGEKAQRAALADAVRIEGEAQAAAIAARGSAEAEAMVKKADAFSQYGDAAVLQMLVEVLPQVVAKASEPLSAVDKMTVISTDGASQLSRTVADNVAQGMELLSSTTGVDLAQLLQGITRKKTVPTPAVPSDNGAIEVTD, encoded by the coding sequence ATGGGCCCTGTACTCACCGCTGTGGTGGGCATCGGCGTACTCGTCGTTCTGCTCGCCCTCGTCGTCATCACCCGCTACAAGGTCGCCGGGCCGAGCGAGGCGTTCATCATCACCGGCCGGCGCGGCAAGCAGGCCACCGATCCCGCCACCGGGCGGGTGTTCACCGACAACAGCGGCCAGAAGGTCGTGGTCGGCGGCGGCGTCTTCGTCGTCCCCTTCGTGCAGCAGAAGTTCACCCTCGACCTGTCCAGCCGGCACATCCCGGTCGCGGTCCGCGGCGCGGTCACGCTGCGCGGCGTGAAGGTGAACCTGGAGGGCGTCGCGATCGTCAAGGTCGGGGGCAACGAGGACTCGATCCGGGCCGCCGCGCAGCGGTTCCTGATGCAGCAGAACGGGATCGTCGGCTTCACGCAGGAGGTGCTGTCCGGCGCGCTGCGCTCCATCGTGGGTCGTATGTCGGTCGAGGACATCATCCGCGACCGGGCCGCGTTCGCCGGGCAGGTCGCCGAGGAGGCCGAGGCCAGCCTCTCGGGCCAGGGCCTGGTCCTGGACGCCTTCCAGATCCAGGACATCACCACCGAGGGCTCCTACCTGGAGGACCTGGGCCGGCCCGAGGCCGCCCGCGCCAAGCAGGAGGCGGACATCGCCGAGGCCGTCGCCCGGCGCGCCGCCGAGCAGGCCCGGCTCAAGGCGGAGGAGGAGATCGCGATCGCCCAGCGGACCCTCTACCTGAAGCAGGCCGAGATCAAGGCCCAGACCGACGAGGCCGCCGCCCAGGCGAACGCCGCCGGTCCGCTCGCCGAGGCCGCCCGCCAGCAGGACATCCTCGCCGAGCAGGAGAAGGTCGCCGAGCGGCAGGCCGCGCTGACCGACCGTCAGCTCGACACCCAGGTCCGCAAGCCCGCCGACGCCGCCCGCTACCAGGCCGAGCAGGAGGCCGAGGCCCGCAAGGTCGCGCTGGTCAAGGAGGCCGAGGCGGACGCCGAGCGTGCCCGTCTGACCGGTGAAGGCGAGAAGGCGCAGCGCGCCGCGCTCGCCGACGCCGTACGCATCGAGGGCGAGGCCCAGGCCGCCGCCATCGCCGCCAGGGGCTCCGCCGAGGCCGAGGCCATGGTGAAGAAGGCCGACGCGTTCTCCCAGTACGGCGACGCCGCCGTCCTGCAGATGCTCGTCGAGGTCCTGCCGCAGGTCGTGGCGAAGGCGTCCGAACCGCTGTCGGCCGTCGACAAGATGACCGTCATCTCCACGGACGGGGCGAGCCAGCTGTCGCGTACCGTCGCCGACAACGTCGCCCAGGGCATGGAACTCCTCAGCTCCACCACGGGAGTCGACCTGGCCCAGCTTCTCCAGGGCATCACGCGGAAGAAGACCGTGCCCACGCCGGCGGTGCCGTCGGACAACGGGGCCATCGAGGTCACCGACTAG
- a CDS encoding potassium channel family protein, which yields MVVCGDDGLAHRLAAELRDVYRQRVVLVVSGDHAETHPSGAPAAPIRAAGLIGRLGAVARGQGATPGGGTGAGPTAGPGPGPGPDDTSGGTPLPVTEVRAAAPTEEALRRAGVDRATALALLYEDDETNLRAALAARRLSPGLRLVVRMYNRKLGQHLEDLLDEAALVAAPGMDRALLEASATVLSDADTAAPALAATAVAGTSKVVQADGLLLRAAERTPPGRGEVPDPGLCTLALLSSTTTDPAGAEGSDSSGVQGPQLLPDDRTVRASTGRGSVVLETVRHAGPTLPPGRLAGRGASLGQLFSARLRWSLVGIVASVLALSVAATVTTDDDALHATYLTLLDLFSIGDPAVGEPLSRQILQLLAGLVGLALLPLLVAGALEALGTFRGHGALRRPPRGLSGHIVLLGLGKIGARVLARLRELDIPVVCVEEDPDARGIPLARSLGVPVVLGDVTEEGVLESAKIHRAHALLAVTSSDTTNLEAVLSGRSLRPDLRVALRLYDDDFATAVYRTLRAAHPDALTRSRSVTHLAAPAFAGAMMGRQILGAIPVERKVLLFAALLVAGHPQFEGRTIAEAFRPGAWRVLALDTATPQSRRPDLANTPSGDQPRLLWELHPGYVLRPEDRIVIAATRRGLAELLAPTGP from the coding sequence ATGGTGGTCTGCGGGGACGACGGGCTCGCCCACCGGCTGGCCGCCGAGCTGCGGGACGTCTACCGCCAGCGGGTCGTCCTCGTGGTCTCCGGCGACCACGCCGAGACCCATCCCAGCGGCGCGCCGGCCGCGCCGATCCGCGCCGCCGGGCTGATCGGCCGGCTCGGCGCGGTGGCGCGCGGGCAGGGCGCGACGCCCGGCGGCGGCACCGGCGCAGGGCCCACCGCCGGTCCCGGCCCGGGCCCCGGCCCGGACGACACCAGCGGCGGAACTCCCCTGCCCGTCACGGAAGTCCGGGCGGCGGCGCCCACGGAGGAGGCACTGCGGCGTGCCGGGGTGGATCGTGCCACCGCCCTGGCACTGCTGTACGAGGACGACGAGACCAACCTCCGCGCCGCGCTGGCGGCCCGTCGTCTGAGCCCCGGTCTGCGGCTCGTGGTCCGTATGTACAACCGCAAGCTGGGGCAGCACCTGGAGGACCTCCTCGACGAGGCGGCGCTGGTCGCCGCTCCCGGCATGGACCGCGCGCTCCTGGAGGCGTCCGCGACCGTCCTCTCGGACGCCGACACCGCCGCCCCGGCGCTCGCCGCCACCGCCGTGGCCGGCACCAGCAAGGTGGTCCAGGCCGACGGCCTGCTGCTGCGGGCCGCCGAACGCACCCCGCCCGGGCGGGGCGAGGTGCCGGACCCCGGGCTGTGCACCCTGGCCCTGCTGTCGTCCACCACCACCGACCCGGCCGGCGCCGAGGGCTCGGACTCCAGCGGCGTGCAGGGCCCCCAACTCCTCCCGGACGACCGCACGGTGCGGGCTTCGACGGGACGCGGAAGCGTCGTCCTGGAGACCGTCCGGCACGCGGGCCCCACGCTCCCGCCCGGGCGCCTCGCCGGCCGCGGCGCGTCGCTTGGCCAGCTTTTCTCCGCCCGGCTGCGCTGGTCGCTCGTGGGCATCGTGGCCTCCGTGCTCGCCCTGTCCGTGGCGGCCACGGTCACCACCGACGACGACGCCCTGCACGCCACGTACCTCACCCTGCTCGACCTGTTCTCCATCGGCGACCCGGCCGTCGGCGAACCCCTCTCCCGCCAGATCCTGCAGCTCCTCGCCGGCCTCGTCGGCCTCGCCCTGCTGCCGCTGCTCGTCGCGGGCGCGCTGGAGGCGCTGGGCACCTTCCGCGGGCACGGCGCCCTGCGCCGGCCGCCCCGGGGGCTCTCCGGCCACATCGTGCTGCTCGGGCTCGGCAAGATCGGCGCCCGTGTCCTGGCCCGGCTGCGGGAGCTCGACATCCCGGTGGTGTGCGTCGAGGAGGACCCGGACGCCCGGGGCATCCCGCTGGCCCGAAGTCTCGGCGTCCCCGTGGTCCTCGGCGACGTCACCGAGGAGGGCGTCCTGGAGTCCGCCAAGATCCACCGCGCCCACGCCCTGCTCGCCGTCACCAGCTCCGACACCACCAACCTGGAGGCGGTGCTCTCCGGACGCTCGCTCAGGCCGGATCTGCGGGTCGCCCTGCGGCTGTACGACGACGACTTCGCCACCGCCGTGTACCGCACCCTGCGCGCGGCCCACCCCGACGCCCTCACCCGCAGCCGCAGCGTCACCCACCTCGCGGCCCCGGCTTTCGCGGGCGCCATGATGGGCCGTCAGATCCTCGGGGCCATCCCGGTCGAGCGCAAGGTCCTCCTCTTCGCGGCCCTCCTGGTCGCCGGACACCCCCAGTTCGAGGGCCGCACCATCGCCGAGGCCTTCCGCCCCGGCGCCTGGCGCGTCCTCGCCCTCGACACGGCCACGCCCCAGTCACGCCGCCCCGACCTGGCCAACACTCCCAGCGGCGATCAGCCCCGGCTCCTGTGGGAGCTCCACCCGGGCTACGTCCTGCGCCCCGAGGACCGCATCGTCATCGCCGCCACCCGCCGCGGCCTCGCCGAACTCCTCGCCCCGACCGGCCCCTGA
- a CDS encoding YihY/virulence factor BrkB family protein has protein sequence MQAANETPERRPGSRLHRARVLYRNVSKRKMVWLLLKDTVNSCIEYRILGLAAEAAFFTLLSLPPLLLGMIALLGYADDWTNTDTVASIEENILNAARTVLSDRGVREIAKPLLDDVTQGKRPELISLGFAIALWSGSRAVNVFIDTITVMYGLDGHRGIVKTRLLAFLLYLVALVIGAVVLPLAVVGPDRVVELIPWGTEVVAVLYWPVVILLSVAFLTTLYHVSVPVRSPWIEDIPGALMALGMWVLGSFVLRIYLTSQVEGPTIYGSLAAPIAVLLWIGISAFAVLVGAAVNAAIDRVWPSVATAAAREATERARAAQAADLVARLRAEEEDVDEDDPDMPSEFPERWSRFLPPDDVKSRLHSGWEKD, from the coding sequence GTGCAGGCAGCAAACGAAACACCCGAGCGGCGGCCCGGGAGCAGACTCCACCGGGCGCGAGTCCTCTACCGCAACGTCTCCAAGCGGAAGATGGTCTGGCTGCTCCTGAAGGACACCGTCAATTCGTGCATCGAGTACCGCATCCTCGGCCTCGCCGCCGAGGCGGCGTTCTTCACCCTGCTGTCCCTGCCCCCGCTGCTCCTCGGCATGATCGCCCTCCTCGGCTACGCCGACGACTGGACCAACACCGACACCGTCGCCAGCATCGAGGAGAACATCCTCAACGCCGCCCGGACGGTCCTCTCCGACCGGGGCGTCCGCGAGATCGCCAAACCCCTCCTGGACGACGTCACCCAGGGCAAGCGCCCCGAACTGATCTCCCTCGGCTTCGCCATCGCCCTGTGGTCCGGGTCGCGCGCCGTGAACGTCTTCATCGACACCATCACGGTGATGTACGGCCTCGACGGGCACCGCGGCATCGTCAAGACCCGGCTCCTCGCCTTCCTGCTCTACCTCGTGGCGCTGGTCATCGGCGCGGTCGTCCTGCCGCTCGCGGTGGTCGGCCCGGACCGGGTGGTGGAGCTGATCCCCTGGGGCACGGAAGTCGTCGCCGTCCTCTACTGGCCGGTCGTCATCCTGCTCTCCGTCGCCTTCCTCACCACGCTCTACCACGTGTCCGTCCCCGTGCGCTCCCCGTGGATCGAGGACATCCCCGGCGCCCTGATGGCCCTCGGGATGTGGGTGCTCGGCAGCTTCGTGCTGCGGATCTACCTGACCAGCCAGGTCGAGGGCCCCACCATCTACGGCTCGCTGGCCGCGCCGATCGCCGTACTGCTCTGGATCGGCATCTCGGCCTTCGCCGTGCTCGTCGGCGCGGCGGTGAACGCGGCGATCGACCGCGTCTGGCCCTCGGTCGCCACCGCCGCCGCCCGCGAGGCCACCGAGCGCGCCCGCGCCGCCCAGGCCGCCGACCTCGTCGCCCGGCTGCGCGCCGAGGAGGAGGACGTGGACGAGGACGACCCGGACATGCCGTCGGAGTTCCCCGAACGCTGGTCGCGGTTCCTGCCGCCGGACGACGTGAAGTCGCGGCTGCACTCGGGCTGGGAGAAGGACTGA
- a CDS encoding acyl-CoA dehydrogenase family protein → MAASTHTVTNQAPPLVGYDVFTSDRALAEAVERHLAPEVFADAREELADWGRSAGSEQAQRWGALADAFPPRLRTHDRYGNRIDEVEFHPAWHRLLGRAVGAGLTHAWGRPGGHVRRAAGFFVTTQVEAGHGCPLSMTHAAVPALRTDPALAAVWEPLLTSYVYEQGLRPPTEKAGVLVGMGMTEKQGGSDVRANTTEARELSGGAGEYVLTGHKWFCSAPMSDGFLVLAQAPEGLTCFLVPRVLEDGTRNAFAIQRLKDKLGNRSNASAEVEFDGTTWARRVGDEGRGVRTIIEMVAATRLDCVLGSAALMRQAVAQAVHHAAYRRAFGGVLIEKPLMRNVLADLALESEAATVLGMRLAAAYDSDTEAERAFARIAVPVAKFWVTKRCTPVVAEALECLGGNGYVEESGMPRLLRESPLNSIWEGSGNVQALDVLRVLQREPMALNAFLTEVGRARGADHRLDGAIKGMLTELADLSGIEGRARRLVERMALVLQGSLLVRWAPAEVADAFCASRLGGDWGSVFGTLPATLDLGAVVERARVEL, encoded by the coding sequence ATGGCAGCCAGCACCCACACAGTGACCAACCAGGCTCCGCCCCTGGTGGGATATGACGTCTTCACGTCCGACCGGGCTCTGGCGGAGGCCGTCGAGCGTCATCTGGCGCCGGAGGTCTTCGCGGACGCACGCGAGGAACTGGCGGACTGGGGCCGGTCCGCCGGTTCGGAGCAGGCGCAGCGGTGGGGAGCGCTGGCCGACGCGTTCCCGCCGCGGCTGCGGACGCACGACCGGTACGGGAACCGGATCGACGAGGTCGAGTTCCATCCGGCCTGGCACCGGCTCCTCGGCCGGGCCGTGGGCGCCGGGCTGACCCACGCCTGGGGCCGTCCGGGTGGTCATGTGCGGCGGGCGGCCGGGTTCTTCGTCACGACGCAGGTCGAGGCGGGCCACGGCTGCCCGCTGTCGATGACGCACGCCGCGGTGCCCGCGCTGCGTACGGACCCCGCGCTCGCCGCCGTCTGGGAGCCGCTGCTGACCTCGTACGTGTACGAGCAGGGGCTGCGGCCGCCCACCGAGAAGGCCGGGGTGCTCGTCGGGATGGGGATGACGGAGAAGCAGGGCGGCAGCGACGTACGGGCGAACACGACCGAGGCGCGGGAGCTGTCCGGCGGCGCGGGCGAGTACGTCCTGACCGGGCACAAGTGGTTCTGCTCGGCGCCCATGTCCGACGGCTTCCTCGTGCTGGCGCAGGCTCCGGAAGGGCTCACCTGCTTCCTGGTGCCGCGGGTGCTGGAGGACGGTACGCGCAACGCCTTCGCGATCCAGCGGCTCAAGGACAAGCTCGGCAACCGCTCGAACGCCTCCGCCGAGGTCGAGTTCGACGGGACGACCTGGGCGCGCCGGGTCGGGGACGAGGGGCGTGGGGTCCGCACGATCATCGAGATGGTGGCGGCGACCCGGCTCGACTGCGTGCTGGGCTCGGCGGCGCTGATGCGCCAGGCGGTGGCGCAGGCCGTGCACCACGCCGCGTACCGCCGCGCGTTCGGCGGGGTGCTGATCGAGAAGCCGCTCATGCGCAATGTGCTGGCCGATCTGGCGCTGGAGTCGGAGGCGGCGACGGTGCTCGGGATGCGGCTCGCGGCGGCGTACGACAGCGATACGGAGGCGGAGCGGGCGTTCGCGCGGATCGCGGTGCCGGTGGCGAAGTTCTGGGTGACGAAGCGGTGCACGCCGGTGGTGGCGGAGGCCCTGGAGTGCCTGGGCGGCAACGGCTACGTGGAGGAGTCGGGGATGCCCAGGCTGCTGCGGGAGTCGCCGCTCAACTCGATCTGGGAGGGCTCGGGCAACGTCCAGGCGCTGGATGTGCTGCGGGTCCTGCAGCGGGAGCCGATGGCGCTCAACGCGTTCCTGACGGAGGTCGGCAGGGCGCGCGGTGCGGATCACCGGCTCGACGGCGCGATCAAGGGGATGCTGACCGAACTGGCCGATCTGAGCGGGATCGAGGGGCGGGCGCGCCGGCTCGTGGAGCGGATGGCGCTGGTGCTGCAGGGGTCGCTGCTGGTGCGGTGGGCGCCGGCGGAGGTGGCGGACGCGTTCTGTGCCTCGCGGCTGGGCGGCGACTGGGGGTCGGTGTTCGGGACGCTGCCGGCCACCCTGGATCTGGGGGCGGTGGTGGAGCGGGCGCGGGTGGAGCTCTGA
- a CDS encoding helix-turn-helix domain-containing protein, protein MKNTQLDMNRLAAMDAAQATRLLHRVREETLAGRTPPIAPRPVIDASWRRMFRLGLDPDQGTRSELLQRDELEERRRTTVLGEVMRTLSSGLAGIADASMQIMVVTDEHGRVLWREGNLAVMRQANGICLEEGAAWTEHTTGTNAVGTALAMRRAVQVHSAEHYVHTLHNWTCAAAPVHDPRDQRLLGIVDVSGPASSFHPATLALVGSVAQLAEAEMRDRHLRSIERLRSVAAPILCRVGGRAVAVDTHGWTAAVTGMAPVDRIALPKSFRAGRVWLPSLGMCAVEPLPGGWLLRVEEGTRAETTEAGAGAASRVVLDLSRPRRWSVAVSGAAGSWTQELSPRHAELLYVLALHRDGRTAAELAEDVFGDRTRTVTVRAEMSRIRRNLASVLAHRPYRFSEEVEVEITPPTHPADLLPHSTAPAVRSARLGRRGP, encoded by the coding sequence ATGAAGAACACTCAGCTGGACATGAACCGGCTCGCCGCCATGGACGCCGCCCAGGCGACGCGGCTGCTGCACCGGGTACGGGAGGAGACGCTGGCCGGCCGCACGCCGCCGATCGCGCCCCGCCCGGTCATCGACGCCTCCTGGCGGCGGATGTTCCGGCTCGGTCTGGACCCGGACCAGGGCACGCGGAGCGAGCTGCTCCAGCGCGACGAGCTGGAGGAACGGCGGCGCACGACGGTGCTGGGCGAGGTGATGCGCACCCTGAGCAGCGGGCTCGCCGGGATCGCGGACGCGTCCATGCAGATCATGGTGGTCACCGACGAACACGGCCGGGTGCTGTGGCGCGAGGGCAATCTCGCGGTGATGCGGCAGGCCAACGGCATCTGCCTGGAGGAGGGCGCGGCCTGGACCGAGCACACCACCGGGACGAACGCGGTGGGGACGGCGCTCGCGATGCGGCGGGCGGTGCAGGTCCACTCGGCGGAGCACTACGTCCACACGCTGCACAACTGGACGTGCGCCGCGGCCCCGGTGCACGATCCGCGTGACCAGCGGCTGTTGGGGATCGTGGACGTGAGCGGTCCGGCCTCCAGTTTCCATCCGGCGACGCTCGCCCTGGTCGGTTCGGTGGCCCAGCTCGCCGAGGCGGAGATGCGGGATCGCCATCTGCGGTCGATCGAGCGGCTGCGCTCGGTCGCGGCGCCGATCCTGTGCCGGGTGGGCGGCCGCGCGGTCGCGGTGGACACGCACGGCTGGACGGCGGCGGTGACCGGGATGGCCCCGGTGGACCGGATCGCGCTGCCCAAGTCCTTCCGCGCCGGGCGTGTGTGGCTGCCGTCGCTGGGGATGTGCGCGGTGGAGCCGCTGCCGGGCGGCTGGTTGCTGCGGGTCGAGGAGGGGACCCGGGCGGAGACCACGGAGGCGGGTGCGGGTGCGGCGAGCCGGGTGGTGCTGGATCTGAGCCGGCCGCGCCGCTGGTCGGTGGCGGTGTCGGGGGCCGCGGGCAGCTGGACGCAGGAGCTGAGCCCGCGCCACGCCGAACTGCTCTACGTCCTGGCCCTGCACCGGGACGGGCGGACGGCGGCGGAGCTGGCCGAGGACGTGTTCGGCGACCGGACGAGGACGGTGACGGTACGGGCGGAGATGTCACGGATCCGCCGGAACCTGGCGAGCGTGCTCGCCCACCGCCCGTACCGCTTCAGCGAGGAGGTCGAGGTCGAGATCACACCCCCGACCCACCCGGCCGACCTCCTGCCCCACTCGACGGCCCCGGCGGTACGGTCCGCACGTCTGGGGCGTCGGGGGCCTTGA
- a CDS encoding carbohydrate kinase family protein, translating to MTATRRPVAVLGECVADAFAAPGTSGGPGLRLDVLPGGGPANTAVALARLGTPTHFLGRLSGDLFGGLFRRRLTESGVRIDLCPDAAEPSTLAIAGLGPDGAAEYSFHAEATADWQWTRRELAPVRGLDPACLHTGSLALVREPGAAAVEELLAELRPTTTISLDPNVRPLLVAPERYRSRLPRWCALADILRLSEDDLAHLHPGTAPEAACDTWHRAGVPLVVVTLGGAGALVSYDGIRRRLPAPPVEVVDTVGAGDAFTAGLLHRLHAAGALGGRLTTLDPRTLEEAVTFGTHVAAATCAVRGANPPHAKDLTTPV from the coding sequence ATGACCGCGACCCGCCGCCCCGTGGCCGTACTCGGCGAATGCGTCGCCGACGCCTTCGCCGCCCCCGGCACCTCCGGGGGCCCGGGCCTCCGGCTCGACGTGCTGCCCGGCGGCGGGCCCGCCAACACCGCCGTGGCGCTCGCCCGCCTCGGCACCCCCACCCACTTCCTGGGCCGGCTCTCCGGCGACCTCTTCGGCGGTCTCTTCCGCCGCCGGCTCACCGAGTCCGGCGTCCGCATCGACCTGTGCCCCGACGCCGCCGAGCCCAGCACGCTCGCGATCGCCGGCCTGGGCCCCGACGGCGCCGCCGAGTACTCCTTCCACGCCGAGGCCACCGCCGACTGGCAGTGGACGCGCCGGGAACTCGCGCCCGTACGCGGCCTGGACCCCGCCTGCCTGCACACGGGTTCCTTGGCCCTGGTACGCGAGCCGGGCGCCGCCGCCGTCGAGGAACTGCTGGCCGAACTGCGCCCCACCACCACGATCTCCCTCGACCCCAACGTGCGCCCGCTGCTCGTGGCCCCGGAGCGATACCGGTCACGTCTGCCGCGCTGGTGCGCCCTGGCCGACATCCTCCGGCTCAGCGAGGACGACCTCGCCCACCTCCACCCCGGCACCGCTCCCGAGGCCGCCTGCGACACCTGGCACCGGGCGGGCGTCCCGCTCGTGGTCGTCACCCTCGGCGGAGCCGGCGCCCTCGTCTCGTACGACGGCATCCGCCGCCGCCTGCCCGCCCCGCCCGTCGAGGTCGTCGACACCGTCGGCGCGGGCGACGCCTTCACCGCCGGCCTCCTCCACCGCCTCCACGCGGCCGGGGCCCTCGGCGGCCGCCTCACCACCCTCGACCCGCGCACCCTGGAGGAGGCCGTCACCTTCGGCACCCACGTCGCTGCGGCCACCTGCGCGGTCCGCGGCGCCAACCCGCCCCACGCGAAGGACCTGACGACACCGGTCTGA